A genomic region of Zea mays cultivar B73 chromosome 6, Zm-B73-REFERENCE-NAM-5.0, whole genome shotgun sequence contains the following coding sequences:
- the LOC100283960 gene encoding pollen allergen Phl p 11 precursor: MVRSLVALLLVATAVAAVARAAPSPGFVVTGRVYCDNCRAGFETNVSHAIEGATVEMECRHFESQEVHDKAEATTDAGGWYRMEISGDHQDEICEVLLLKSPEADCAEIERTRDRCRVPLTRNDGIRQSGIRYANPIAFFRKEPLSNCGELLRAYDLFNETSENS; the protein is encoded by the exons ATGGTGCGTAGCCTCGTCGCGCTGCTCCTCGTCGCCACGGCCGTAGCCGCCGTGGCCAGAGCCGCACCCTCGCCGGGGTTTGTCGTAACCGGccgcgtctactgcgacaactgcCGCGCCGGGTTCGAGACCAACGTCTCCCACGCCATCGAAG GCGCGACGGTGGAGATGGAGTGCCGTCACTTCGAGTCGCAGGAGGTCCACGACAAGGCGGAGGCGACGACGGACGCCGGCGGGTGGTACAGGATGGAGATCAGCGGCGACCACCAGGACGAGATCTGCGAGGTGCTGCTGCTCAAGAGCCCCGAGGCGGACTGCGCCGAGATCGAGCGCACCCGCGACCGCTGCCGCGTCCCGCTCACCCGCAACGACGGCATCAGGCAGAGCGGCATCCGATACGCCAACCCCATCGCCTTCTTCCGCAAGGAGCCTCTCAGCAACTGTGGCGAGCTCCTTCGCGCTTACGACCTCTTCAACGAGACGTCCGAGAATTCCTAA